From a region of the Panthera uncia isolate 11264 chromosome B1, Puncia_PCG_1.0, whole genome shotgun sequence genome:
- the RNF122 gene encoding RING finger protein 122, giving the protein MHPFQWCNGCFCGLGLVSTNKSCSMPPISFQDLPLNIYMVIFGTGIFVFMLSLIFCCYFISKLRNQAQSERYGYKEVVLKGDAKKLQLYGQTCAVCLEDFKGKDELGVLPCQHAFHRKCLVKWLEVRCVCPMCNKPIAGPSEATQSIGILLDELV; this is encoded by the exons ATGCACCCATTCCAGTGGTGTAACG GGTGTTTTTGTGGCCTGGGACTGGTTAGCACCAACAAGTCCTGCTCAATGCCACCCATCAGTTTCCAAGACCTTCCCCTCAACATCTACATGGTCATCTTTGGCACAGGCATCTTCGTCTTCATGCTCAGTCTCATCTTCTGCTGCTATTTTATCAG cAAACTCCGGAACCAGGCACAGAGTGAGCGATACGGCTATAAAGAG GTGGTGCTTAAAGGTGATGCCAAGAAGTTGCAGTTATATGGG CAGACCTGTGCAGTCTGTCTGGAAGACTTCAAGGGGAAGGACGAGCTAGGTGTGCTCCCATGCCAACATGCCTTTCACCGGAA GTGTCTGGTGAAGTGGCTAGAAGTACGCTGTGTCTGCCCTATGTGTAACAAGCCCATTGCTGGGCCCTCAGAGGCCACTCAGAGCATTGGAATCCTATTGGACGAGCTGGTGTGA